One genomic region from Candidatus Obscuribacterales bacterium encodes:
- a CDS encoding reverse transcriptase domain-containing protein: MTVAPPNPPPPSSPPASESHTPVKLEAPSPSPTVGGPPSPNQKLPRAVQVLQDFNKAGKYYSKPLTPSPESGPRRSGRLASVNTALMDFDTKCSWCGQFGHLKSQCPTVWTGPIAAAASSNDPDTLTWDECMADEHREEWIAAAQTEISALEAHGTWEEVPISDAKAKILPGTWAGKVKRRPDGSIIKRKMRYCVRGDLQEGDVDSHSQVAAWSSVRLLLVLSLTLDWYTCCCDFSNAFVQAILPEPIWIHLPRGFQANNNSKARTILRLKKSLYGISEAPKLWQEHLATALMGPDLQLKRSPHDRCVFYKDGAILVTWVDDILMVVRTKSIADAIFAKLKELGFSFTVEESVTSYLGIKFEHDSAEGSFNMTQPGLVDKIVEAVGMGDCNPNKTPAAKAALSKDEDGPLFQGPWNYRSVVGMLIYLSTNTRPDIAFAVSQVARFAHAPRETHAKAVKTIIRYLKGSRDQGTIVKPTGLLALEAFCDADFAGLFGVETPDDPSSVKSRMGYIIKLGGCPIIWKSQLISEITLSTAESEYAALSACMRVLIPLRRLLLEVAHGLGLPQPQLASISSRVFEDNNAALQLAVNQRITNRTRHYLVKWHHFWSHVKPTDGGDPEIQVLRVETQLQDADYLTKALSRETFEANRLRVQGW; this comes from the coding sequence ATGACAGTGGCACCGCCGAATCCTCCACCTCCATCTAGCCCTCCAGCCTCTGAATCCCACACTCCAGTGAAGCTTGAAGCTCCCAGTCCCTCACCTACAGTTGGTGGCCCTCCATCCCCCAATCAAAAGCTACCTCGGGCTGTTCAAGTGCTCCAGGACTTCAACAAGGCTGGCAAGTACTACAGCAAGCCCCTTACTCCATCCCCTGAATCTGGCCCACGACGCAGTGGCCGCCTGGCCTCAGTCAACACCGCCCTGATGGATTTTGATACCAAGTGCTCCTGGTGTGGTCAGTTTGGCCACCTTAAGTCCCAGTGCCCCACTGTCTGGACTGGCCCCATTGCAGCCGCCGCCTCTTCCAATGACCCAGACACCTTGACCTGGGATGAGTGCATGGCTGATGAACATCGTGAGGAATGGATAGCTGCTGCCCAGACAGAGATCTCTGCACTTGAGGCACATGGAACATGGGAAGAAGTACCTATCAGTGATGCCAAAGCCAAGATTCTCCCTGGCACCTGGGCTGGAAAAGTCAAGCGCCGGCCTGATGGCTCTATCATTAAGCGGAAGATGCGCTATTGTGTGAGGGGTGACTTGCAAGAAGGAGATGTTGACAGCCACAGTCAGGTTGCTGCCTGGTCCTCCGTTCGCCTCCTTCTGGTTCTCAGTCTGACGCTAGACTGGTACACCTGCTGCTGCGACTTCTCTAATGCCTTTGTCCAAGCTATTCTCCCTGAACCTATCTGGATCCATCTTCCCCGTGGGTTTCAGGCCAACAACAACAGCAAGGCCAGGACCATCCTCCGCCTGAAGAAGAGTCTCTATGGTATCTCTGAAGCTCCCAAGCTCTGGCAAGAACACTTGGCGACTGCACTAATGGGTCCTGATCTACAGCTTAAGCGAAGTCCCCACGACAGATGTGTTTTCTATAAAGATGGAGCAATCCTTGTTACCTGGGTTGATGATATCCTAATGGTTGTTAGGACCAAGTCTATTGCTGATGCCATCTTTGCCAAGCTCAAGGAATTGGGTTTTTCTTTCACCGTTGAAGAGTCTGTCACCTCCTACCTTGGTATCAAGTTTGAGCATGACTCTGCTGAGGGCTCTTTCAATATGACCCAACCTGGACTAGTGGACAAGATCGTTGAAGCTGTTGGAATGGGAGACTGCAATCCCAACAAGACCCCAGCCGCTAAGGCAGCCCTTAGCAAGGATGAAGATGGCCCACTCTTCCAGGGTCCTTGGAACTACCGGTCGGTGGTGGGAATGCTGATCTACCTGTCCACCAACACTAGACCTGACATTGCCTTTGCTGTATCCCAGGTCGCCCGGTTTGCCCATGCTCCAAGGGAGACCCATGCTAAGGCTGTGAAGACCATCATCCGGTACCTCAAGGGCTCCAGAGACCAGGGCACCATTGTCAAGCCCACCGGTCTGTTGGCTCTGGAAGCCTTCTGTGATGCTGACTTTGCTGGCCTGTTTGGTGTTGAGACCCCTGATGATCCCTCCAGTGTCAAGTCCAGGATGGGGTACATCATCAAGCTCGGTGGCTGCCCAATTATCTGGAAGTCCCAGCTCATCTCTGAGATCACTCTCTCCACTGCTGAGAGTGAGTATGCTGCCCTGAGTGCCTGCATGCGAGTCCTGATTCCCCTCCGTAGGCTCCTCCTTGAGGTCGCACATGGCTTGGGCCTCCCACAGCCCCAGCTTGCCTCTATCTCCTCTAGAGTGTTTGAGGATAACAATGCTGCCCTTCAGCTGGCTGTCAACCAGCGCATCACCAACCGCACCCGTCACTACTTGGTTAAGTGGCACCACTTCTGGTCGCATGTGAAGCCCACTGATGGTGGTGACCCCGAGATCCAAGTCCTCCGTGTAGAGACACAGCTCCAGGATGCAGACTACCTCACCAAGGCTCTGTCCCGTGAGACCTTTGAGGCCAACCGGCTCCGTGTCCAAGGCTGGTAG